Proteins encoded together in one Entomobacter blattae window:
- a CDS encoding efflux RND transporter periplasmic adaptor subunit, giving the protein MGLWKKGGCQTSLTFFRRVVLGEGIGPMLVLSLVCVGINPAWGVAAKKAVGQKGVTPSTSKPRVGPQSANLGFLSVTPEIFRTMGIKTAKVRNGKISSFIVSPAYVEADDRSLVKIRPVGNGRVVKVYTYPGQVVVPGTPLLDYENYTLTDVINQVDAAKAVVEEAQAQKTEAAYAAQRGNLLQGGALPRGEVQRRQTVLQHMSGLVREKQALLHNMRMRLSQFSNNSETIFDGHYSRVMSPVSGMVKTINISMGDMIGSSSLPVVEIVNTSTVWVVSQVSSHNLDQVKIGNPQSTIIAEHTPSLPISSTVTTIDSSVDPITRQFLVRSEVKNTGKLRAGMFVRTRIYNTPQPGLVIPKEALQRIDDHFVVFVKVGPHRFACRIVVTGPSSDQDILIKKGLKEGDEIVTSGSFDLKSQLAMRQ; this is encoded by the coding sequence ATGGGTCTGTGGAAAAAGGGTGGTTGTCAAACATCACTCACCTTCTTTCGTCGGGTGGTTCTGGGCGAGGGTATTGGGCCAATGCTTGTTTTGTCTTTGGTTTGTGTAGGCATCAATCCAGCATGGGGGGTGGCCGCCAAAAAGGCTGTTGGGCAAAAGGGCGTAACCCCTAGCACCAGTAAACCCAGAGTTGGGCCTCAATCGGCTAATCTTGGTTTTCTTAGCGTAACCCCTGAAATATTCCGCACGATGGGGATTAAAACGGCCAAGGTACGAAACGGTAAAATCAGCAGCTTTATTGTTAGCCCGGCCTATGTTGAGGCCGATGATCGGAGTTTGGTTAAAATCCGCCCGGTTGGGAATGGGCGCGTGGTTAAGGTTTATACGTATCCCGGTCAGGTTGTGGTGCCTGGCACGCCTTTACTGGATTATGAAAACTATACCTTAACCGATGTGATCAATCAGGTTGATGCGGCCAAGGCAGTGGTCGAGGAAGCTCAGGCCCAGAAAACGGAAGCGGCCTATGCTGCCCAAAGGGGGAACTTGTTGCAAGGGGGGGCTTTGCCAAGGGGAGAGGTGCAGAGAAGGCAGACTGTTTTGCAGCATATGTCTGGTCTGGTTAGGGAAAAGCAGGCTCTTTTGCATAATATGCGCATGCGATTGAGCCAGTTTAGCAATAATAGCGAAACTATTTTTGATGGCCACTATTCCCGCGTTATGTCACCGGTTTCAGGAATGGTGAAAACCATTAATATCTCGATGGGCGATATGATCGGTTCAAGCAGTCTGCCCGTGGTAGAAATTGTCAATACCTCTACGGTTTGGGTGGTTTCTCAGGTTTCAAGCCATAATCTCGATCAGGTTAAAATTGGCAATCCGCAAAGCACGATCATTGCTGAACATACGCCTTCCTTGCCCATTTCTTCTACAGTTACAACCATAGATAGTAGTGTTGATCCTATTACACGCCAATTTCTGGTGCGGAGTGAGGTGAAAAATACGGGTAAGCTCCGGGCTGGCATGTTTGTAAGAACACGGATTTACAACACACCTCAACCTGGGCTTGTCATCCCCAAGGAGGCCCTTCAGAGGATTGATGACCATTTTGTGGTTTTTGTAAAAGTTGGCCCCCATCGTTTTGCTTGCCGTATTGTTGTAACCGGGCCTTCCTCTGATCAGGATATCCTGATTAAGAAGGGATTGAAGGAAGGTGATGAGATTGTAACAAGTGGCAGCTTTGACTTAAAATCTCAGCTCGCTATGAGGCAGTAG
- a CDS encoding biotin/lipoyl-binding protein yields the protein MFKRAQRIMRLSLTLSLLGVATVVGVTLWDYYTASPWTRNGQIRAQVANIAPRISGQIIAIAVHDNQFVHKGDILYEVDPFDFRIAVASAQARVNERMADMTLKLSQHARRQQLTNLSASAEEKQTFEATAAQAKALYGEAVAALSQAQINLERTKIRSTVNGYITNLTMRIGDFATAGQANIHIIDADSYWVDGYFEETKLWDIHINDLTRIDLIGYQKPLSGHVESITRGIATANATPSTQGLPLVDPVYTWVRLAQRIPVRIKIDSIPEGETISAGMTATVTILADDGHRPRLSLKDALERFKARLFHFGPYPAQKPNPPAI from the coding sequence CAACAGTGGTGGGAGTTACCCTTTGGGATTATTACACGGCCTCGCCCTGGACAAGGAACGGTCAGATCCGTGCACAGGTGGCCAATATCGCCCCGCGTATTTCCGGCCAGATCATTGCCATTGCCGTTCACGATAACCAGTTCGTCCATAAAGGCGATATCCTCTACGAAGTAGACCCTTTTGATTTTCGCATAGCTGTGGCCTCTGCCCAGGCCAGAGTTAACGAACGAATGGCCGATATGACCCTTAAGCTTTCCCAGCATGCCCGCCGCCAGCAGCTTACCAATCTTTCTGCCTCTGCTGAGGAAAAACAAACCTTTGAAGCCACAGCCGCCCAGGCCAAGGCCTTGTATGGGGAGGCCGTAGCGGCCCTTTCCCAAGCACAAATTAACCTTGAGCGCACAAAAATACGAAGCACCGTAAACGGCTATATTACCAACCTCACCATGCGGATAGGGGACTTTGCCACGGCTGGCCAAGCCAATATCCATATTATTGATGCCGATTCCTATTGGGTAGATGGCTATTTTGAAGAAACAAAATTATGGGATATCCACATCAACGACTTAACCCGTATTGACCTGATCGGCTATCAAAAACCGCTTTCAGGCCATGTGGAAAGCATTACCCGCGGCATTGCCACGGCCAACGCTACACCCTCGACCCAGGGGCTACCCCTGGTAGACCCTGTCTATACCTGGGTCAGGCTTGCCCAGCGTATTCCTGTACGAATTAAGATTGATTCTATCCCCGAAGGAGAAACCATTAGTGCAGGCATGACAGCCACTGTCACCATTCTCGCTGACGATGGCCACCGCCCACGGCTCTCCCTTAAAGATGCCCTAGAGCGTTTCAAAGCCCGACTTTTTCACTTCGGCCCCTATCCCGCCCAAAAGCCTAATCCCCCTGCGATCTAA
- a CDS encoding efflux RND transporter permease subunit yields MLRFIKALLRHGGIIMGLCAVLTIAGIIDLRTLPVEPVPDISPKQVMLSVTAPGLPTEEVERLVTLPAETAMAGIPGIVNLRSITRTGLTVLYLQFREDTDIYLDRTLVSQKLDDIRANIFLGNVTFSLGPLATGMGEILSFQLKGANYQLEDLFQIMKWKVIPQLKLVPGVIEVNNNGGAEKTFRVSINNDRMIENHISLSSVYDALDGVNKAVSGNWLDINDEHSNIVGRTLIKDLEDFGNIQVSASQKGSVIHLRDIGEVGFAARPRFGGASRDGKGEIINGVILLQQGASAKATLKNLQEAIPRIQATLPQGVSMDVYYSRAHLTDETIHTVKENLLWGAILVLVVLLVVLGDLRASLVIVSVIPFSLVMAMVGMHYLGISANLLSLGAIDFGMIVDGSLVIVEKVMSARRIEYSDMADLVAHNWTQVVRPVTFAIMIIILVYLPILTLQSVEGRMFRPMGQTVILALIASLLFSLFCIPIIARLCVRVGSHHKDTFFIRFVRKYYTPIFYWCMQNTTKVFGIALIVLVFSGVLATRLGGEFIPQLQEGSLVLNSVRYPSISLDSSLRSVQEIEKVLTSFPDVRTVVSNTGTAIIPTDPQGWEETDTFIYLKPKSEWKTASTQEGLVKAFDEALQKNIIGSTFTWSQPIEMRMHDLLSGVRSQIALSFYGDDVRKLVSLAKQAATLMKTIPGAADVAAREVESNPTLHIDVDRTMTGRLNVDTQEILKTVTALAGYIGPPVSMNGSLIPTQAVFMLQDRDSLDDIRNLAVFNRDGVPVRLSQVTHMTREDTPVSIRHNRGSRQVVVQANVRGRDINSFVVEAQEKIRTQLPLPHGYRVEWGGQFNNMKSALARLEVVVPIAIFLIFCLLIVALGNVALAVLVLVNLPFAATGGIIALYIRGMPFSISASIGFIALFGIAVLNGVVLVSYISYKRQREEKPVLEAIHEAVEDRFRPVMATASVACLGFFPMAFSMSEGGEVEKPLATVVMGGLVSSTALTLLVIPALYARMAKYFKKSL; encoded by the coding sequence GTGTTAAGATTTATCAAGGCACTGTTACGCCATGGTGGCATTATCATGGGTTTGTGTGCGGTGTTAACCATAGCGGGGATTATAGACCTGCGCACCTTACCTGTTGAGCCTGTGCCTGATATTTCTCCTAAGCAGGTTATGCTGTCTGTTACGGCGCCGGGCTTGCCAACGGAAGAGGTGGAAAGGCTTGTAACCTTGCCAGCAGAAACGGCCATGGCGGGGATTCCTGGCATTGTTAATCTACGCTCTATCACTCGTACAGGCCTTACGGTGCTTTATCTTCAATTTCGGGAAGATACAGATATTTACTTGGATCGTACGCTGGTTTCCCAAAAACTGGATGATATCCGGGCGAACATATTTTTAGGAAATGTGACCTTCTCCCTTGGCCCATTGGCAACAGGGATGGGGGAGATCCTTTCTTTCCAACTGAAGGGGGCAAATTATCAGCTTGAAGACTTGTTTCAGATCATGAAATGGAAGGTAATTCCCCAGTTAAAGCTGGTGCCAGGGGTGATCGAGGTTAACAATAATGGCGGGGCTGAAAAGACATTTCGTGTTAGCATTAATAACGACAGGATGATTGAAAACCATATCTCGCTTTCGAGTGTCTATGATGCGCTGGATGGAGTTAACAAGGCTGTTAGTGGCAACTGGCTGGATATTAATGATGAGCACAGCAATATCGTCGGTCGCACCTTGATAAAAGACTTGGAAGATTTTGGCAATATTCAGGTCAGTGCTAGTCAGAAAGGTTCTGTTATCCATCTGCGAGATATTGGGGAGGTGGGTTTTGCAGCCCGCCCACGGTTTGGGGGAGCCAGCCGTGATGGGAAGGGAGAGATTATTAACGGCGTTATTCTTTTGCAGCAAGGGGCCAGTGCCAAGGCCACCTTAAAAAATCTTCAGGAGGCTATACCTCGTATTCAGGCCACTTTGCCCCAGGGCGTGAGTATGGATGTTTATTACAGCCGCGCTCACTTAACTGATGAAACAATCCATACCGTAAAGGAAAACCTGCTTTGGGGTGCTATTTTGGTGCTGGTGGTGTTGCTTGTGGTCTTGGGAGATTTAAGGGCTTCTTTGGTGATCGTTTCCGTGATTCCCTTTTCGCTGGTTATGGCCATGGTGGGGATGCATTATTTGGGAATATCAGCCAACCTGCTCAGCCTTGGGGCCATTGATTTTGGCATGATCGTGGATGGCTCTTTGGTGATTGTTGAAAAGGTTATGAGTGCGCGCCGGATAGAATATAGCGATATGGCAGATCTGGTAGCTCATAACTGGACCCAGGTGGTCAGGCCTGTAACCTTTGCCATTATGATTATTATATTGGTTTATCTCCCCATTCTGACCTTGCAAAGTGTAGAAGGGCGTATGTTTCGTCCCATGGGGCAAACGGTTATCCTAGCCCTTATTGCTTCTCTTTTGTTTTCCCTTTTTTGCATCCCGATTATTGCGCGGTTATGTGTGCGGGTGGGAAGCCACCATAAGGATACATTTTTTATTCGCTTTGTACGCAAATATTATACCCCGATTTTCTATTGGTGCATGCAAAATACCACCAAGGTGTTTGGTATAGCTCTTATTGTGCTGGTTTTTTCCGGTGTCCTTGCGACCCGCTTGGGGGGAGAGTTCATTCCCCAGTTGCAAGAAGGCAGCCTGGTGCTGAATTCTGTGCGCTATCCTAGCATTTCGCTGGATTCATCGTTGCGCTCCGTACAGGAGATCGAAAAAGTCCTGACGTCTTTTCCCGATGTACGAACGGTTGTTAGTAATACGGGTACTGCCATTATTCCCACAGACCCCCAAGGTTGGGAGGAAACCGATACCTTTATTTACCTGAAACCAAAATCTGAGTGGAAAACCGCCTCAACCCAGGAAGGGCTGGTCAAGGCTTTTGATGAAGCGTTACAGAAAAACATTATTGGCTCTACCTTTACCTGGTCTCAGCCGATTGAAATGCGCATGCATGACCTGCTTTCTGGTGTGCGCTCTCAAATTGCTCTCTCCTTTTATGGGGATGATGTCCGTAAGCTGGTCAGCTTAGCCAAACAGGCAGCGACCCTTATGAAGACGATCCCCGGCGCTGCCGACGTAGCGGCCAGGGAGGTGGAAAGTAACCCGACCCTGCATATTGATGTTGATAGAACCATGACAGGGCGGTTGAATGTGGATACCCAGGAAATTCTTAAAACCGTGACTGCCCTGGCAGGCTATATTGGGCCGCCTGTTTCCATGAATGGGAGTTTAATTCCCACTCAGGCCGTTTTTATGCTGCAAGATCGTGATAGCCTGGACGATATTCGTAATTTGGCAGTCTTTAATCGCGATGGTGTTCCCGTTAGGCTCTCGCAGGTAACCCATATGACCCGGGAGGATACGCCTGTGAGTATCCGCCATAACCGTGGCTCGCGCCAGGTGGTGGTGCAGGCCAATGTACGCGGGCGCGATATTAACTCCTTTGTGGTGGAAGCTCAGGAGAAGATCCGCACTCAATTGCCTTTGCCGCATGGTTACAGAGTTGAATGGGGTGGGCAGTTTAACAATATGAAATCAGCCCTAGCTAGGCTTGAAGTGGTTGTGCCGATTGCGATTTTCCTGATTTTTTGCCTCTTGATTGTAGCCTTAGGCAATGTTGCCTTAGCGGTTTTGGTGCTGGTGAACTTACCCTTTGCCGCCACGGGGGGGATTATTGCCCTATATATTCGGGGTATGCCCTTTAGTATTTCTGCCAGTATTGGCTTTATTGCGCTTTTTGGTATTGCCGTGTTGAATGGGGTGGTTTTGGTGAGTTATATCTCTTATAAACGCCAGCGTGAGGAAAAACCAGTTCTAGAGGCCATTCATGAAGCAGTGGAAGACCGTTTCAGGCCGGTTATGGCTACGGCCAGTGTGGCTTGTTTGGGCTTTTTCCCCATGGCTTTTTCCATGAGTGAGGGAGGAGAGGTTGAAAAACCTTTGGCCACAGTGGTGATGGGGGGGCTTGTATCCTCTACAGCTCTAACTTTGTTGGTTATTCCCGCCCTTTATGCCCGTATGGCCAAATATTTCAAAAAAAGCCTTTAG
- a CDS encoding DUF4149 domain-containing protein — MFTAYAIARALHVLAIVIWIGGVCMVTTILLPAIRKNFPPAQRVELFHKIESRFATQARVTTLIAGLSGFYMAWQMHLWGRFAQAHFWWMHAMVFVWLMFTLMLFVIEPFFLEQKIHKDAQKEPVKTYHRLQIMHWVMLVLSLITILGAVTGSVGYSFF, encoded by the coding sequence ATGTTTACAGCCTATGCCATAGCTCGTGCCCTTCATGTGCTTGCAATCGTCATCTGGATTGGTGGGGTATGTATGGTGACCACCATTCTTCTGCCCGCTATTCGTAAAAATTTTCCGCCCGCCCAACGCGTAGAGCTTTTCCATAAAATTGAAAGCCGCTTTGCCACACAAGCCCGCGTCACCACCCTAATCGCAGGGCTGTCAGGGTTTTATATGGCCTGGCAAATGCATTTATGGGGCCGTTTTGCCCAGGCCCATTTTTGGTGGATGCATGCCATGGTTTTTGTCTGGCTGATGTTCACCTTAATGCTGTTTGTTATTGAACCCTTTTTTCTTGAACAGAAAATCCATAAGGATGCCCAAAAAGAGCCTGTAAAAACCTATCATCGTTTGCAGATTATGCACTGGGTTATGCTCGTGCTAAGCCTTATAACCATTCTCGGGGCTGTAACAGGCAGTGTGGGATATAGTTTTTTCTAA